In a genomic window of Microterricola viridarii:
- a CDS encoding RecQ family ATP-dependent DNA helicase, with amino-acid sequence MQNADVQDTDVQNAVQNAEQPAAAYSPDSGAGGIRPAALAALRALVGRPDADFHDGQFEAIQALVAERRRALVVQRTGWGKSAVYFVATKLLRDAGAGPTILVSPLLALMRDQVAAAARAGVRAVSINSANAHEWGAVLEQLRADEVDVLLVSPERLNNPRFRDEQLPALIDRVGLLVVDEAHCISDWGHDFRPDYRRLRELIAEMPAGVPVLATTATANSRVVTDVAEQLSVAASHGDPADAAPVLTIRGPLARASLRLGVLRLPDAKARLAWLLSHLAELPGSGIIYSLTVAAAEDTARLLREAGHAVYAYTGQTDTDEREALEGQLKRNELKALVATSALGMGFDKPDLGFVLHLGAPSSPVAYYQQVGRAGRATDNADVLLLPGIEDEAIWTYFATSSMPDEEKAQAVLTALAQSERPLSTPALESIVDLRRSRLELLLKVLDVDGAVRRVQGGWSSTGQPWVYDRERYARIAAERVAEQRSMIEYERTTECRMAFLQRALDDDTAVPCGRCDNCAGIWYPADVAADAAASASASLDRVGVAIEPRAQWPTGVASLGVPVKGNIPPGERLEPGRALARLSDLGWGGPLRAIFAPSAAEQEAFRQAQPAGEYDSPHGANPSDAPATPALLQACVRVLAEWGWEERPAAVVAMPSRRHPQLVGSVAQAISERGRLPLLGTLDWANGGPTGGSGGNSAYRLSNVWDRFAVGPELAAALEQYAGRPILLVDDIADSRWTLTIAGRLLRQHGAGAVLPFTLALQA; translated from the coding sequence ATGCAGAACGCAGACGTGCAAGACACAGACGTGCAGAACGCCGTGCAGAACGCCGAGCAGCCCGCCGCCGCCTACTCCCCCGACTCTGGTGCCGGCGGCATCCGCCCCGCCGCCCTCGCAGCGCTGCGCGCCCTCGTCGGCCGGCCCGACGCCGACTTCCACGACGGGCAGTTCGAGGCGATCCAGGCCCTCGTCGCCGAGCGCCGCCGCGCCCTCGTCGTGCAGCGCACCGGCTGGGGCAAGTCCGCGGTCTACTTCGTCGCCACCAAGCTTCTGCGCGACGCCGGAGCCGGCCCCACCATCCTCGTCTCGCCATTGCTCGCCCTCATGCGCGACCAGGTCGCCGCCGCCGCCCGCGCCGGGGTGCGCGCCGTCTCGATCAACTCCGCCAACGCCCACGAGTGGGGCGCCGTGCTCGAGCAACTGCGCGCCGACGAGGTCGACGTGCTGCTCGTCTCCCCCGAGCGCCTGAACAACCCGCGCTTCCGCGACGAGCAGCTGCCCGCGCTGATCGACCGGGTCGGCCTGCTCGTCGTCGACGAGGCGCACTGCATCAGCGACTGGGGCCACGACTTCCGCCCCGACTACCGGCGCCTGCGCGAGCTGATCGCCGAGATGCCGGCCGGCGTGCCCGTGCTCGCGACGACGGCGACCGCCAACAGCCGAGTGGTGACGGATGTCGCCGAGCAGCTCTCCGTGGCCGCCTCGCACGGCGACCCGGCCGACGCCGCCCCGGTGCTCACCATCCGCGGCCCGCTCGCCCGCGCCTCGCTGCGCCTCGGCGTGCTGCGCCTGCCCGACGCGAAGGCGCGCCTGGCCTGGCTGCTCAGTCACCTGGCCGAGTTGCCCGGCAGCGGCATCATCTACTCGCTGACCGTCGCCGCCGCCGAGGACACCGCTCGGCTGCTGCGTGAGGCCGGCCACGCCGTCTACGCCTACACCGGGCAGACCGACACCGACGAGCGGGAGGCGCTCGAGGGCCAGCTCAAGCGCAATGAGCTCAAGGCGCTCGTCGCCACCAGCGCGCTCGGCATGGGCTTCGACAAGCCCGACCTCGGCTTCGTGCTGCACCTCGGCGCGCCCTCCTCCCCCGTCGCCTACTACCAGCAGGTCGGCCGCGCCGGCCGCGCCACCGACAACGCCGACGTTCTGTTGCTGCCCGGCATCGAGGACGAAGCTATCTGGACGTACTTCGCCACCTCATCCATGCCCGACGAGGAGAAGGCTCAGGCCGTGTTGACCGCGCTCGCGCAGAGCGAGCGGCCCCTCTCCACCCCGGCACTGGAGTCGATCGTCGACCTGCGCCGCTCCCGGCTGGAACTGCTGCTCAAGGTGCTCGACGTCGACGGCGCCGTGCGCCGGGTGCAGGGCGGCTGGAGCTCCACCGGGCAGCCGTGGGTCTACGACCGGGAGCGCTATGCCCGCATCGCCGCCGAGCGCGTCGCCGAGCAGCGCTCCATGATCGAGTACGAGCGCACCACGGAGTGCCGGATGGCGTTCCTGCAGCGTGCCCTCGACGACGACACCGCGGTGCCGTGCGGGCGCTGCGACAACTGTGCGGGAATTTGGTACCCGGCTGATGTGGCCGCGGATGCCGCGGCCAGCGCCAGCGCTTCCCTCGATCGGGTCGGCGTGGCCATCGAGCCGCGTGCCCAGTGGCCCACCGGGGTGGCCTCGCTCGGCGTGCCGGTGAAGGGCAACATCCCGCCCGGCGAGCGGCTGGAGCCCGGCCGGGCGCTGGCCCGGCTGAGCGACCTCGGCTGGGGCGGCCCGCTGCGGGCGATCTTCGCCCCGAGCGCCGCCGAGCAGGAGGCGTTTCGACAGGCTCAACCAGCGGGAGAGTATGACTCCCCCCACGGTGCCAACCCGAGCGACGCTCCGGCGACCCCGGCGCTGCTGCAGGCCTGTGTGCGGGTGCTCGCCGAGTGGGGCTGGGAGGAGCGCCCGGCTGCGGTCGTCGCGATGCCGTCGCGTCGGCATCCGCAGCTCGTCGGCTCAGTGGCGCAGGCCATCTCGGAGCGCGGCAGACTGCCGCTGCTCGGCACCCTGGACTGGGCCAACGGGGGCCCGACCGGGGGCTCCGGCGGCAACAGCGCCTACCGGCTCTCCAACGTCTGGGACCGTTTCGCCGTCGGACCTGAGCTCGCCGCCGCACTGGAACAGTACGCCGGCCGCCCCATCCTGCTCGTTGACGACATCGCCGACAGCCGGTGGACCCTGACCATTGCCGGCCGGCTGCTGCGTCAGCACGGAGCCGGCGCGGTGCTGCCGTTCACCCTGGCACTGCAGGCCTGA
- a CDS encoding nucleoside deaminase — protein sequence MTSDSPARAVPAPAEPGPRDLDRLLDSIRVAARSRSHGNHPFGAVLTDAAGTVLLEAENTVVTTGDATGHAETNLVRLASRDYTPAELDSCTLYTSCEPCAMCAGAIYWAGIGRVVYALAEAELYAITGANPENPTMRLPCREVFAAGQRPTVVSGPAEVLAAEARAVHDGFWV from the coding sequence ATGACGAGCGATTCCCCTGCCCGCGCCGTGCCGGCCCCCGCCGAGCCCGGGCCGCGCGACCTCGACCGGCTGCTCGATTCCATCCGGGTCGCCGCGCGCTCCCGCAGCCACGGCAACCATCCCTTCGGGGCCGTGTTGACGGATGCCGCCGGCACGGTGCTGCTCGAGGCCGAGAACACGGTCGTCACCACCGGGGACGCGACCGGCCACGCCGAGACCAACCTCGTGCGCCTGGCCTCCCGCGACTACACGCCGGCCGAGCTGGACTCGTGCACGCTGTACACGAGCTGCGAGCCGTGCGCGATGTGCGCCGGCGCCATCTACTGGGCCGGCATCGGCCGGGTCGTCTACGCGCTCGCCGAGGCGGAGCTGTACGCGATCACCGGCGCCAACCCGGAGAATCCCACGATGCGGCTGCCCTGTCGCGAGGTGTTCGCCGCCGGGCAACGCCCGACCGTCGTCTCCGGCCCGGCCGAGGTGCTCGCCGCCGAGGCCCGCGCGGTGCACGACGGGTTCTGGGTGTAG
- a CDS encoding HNH endonuclease signature motif containing protein yields MGIAAGQLAEAQSLLARALAGSDERMLRDDALLELTAAAEAVGRLADSLRLRVAGEVAFRSRRELGEDRLSARKGCRNGVELLARTTLASERTITQRMRLGAATRPRTALSGDTLPAAFPETAAALRSGVLGYDSALAIVDTLDPIRSRVGDLNVEHAETALVAAATGPTLESPLPFAADEVRGQARVWESVLDEDGTIPAEERAMAARGISGGLTRDGLVHRKMALLPEIDAKFETLLNAYLSPRSKPTFTDADPDQPKDPRATAQARHDVFASLIDGAARSAAAPTMGGAAPTVLVSVRQADLAAGSGAGFIEGCEAPISLRAIEQFVCAGGLQHALIDDDGRLISLSSTDRVFNAQQRRAISLRDGGCIIPGCTIPAAWSEIHHVIAYRDGGETEVCNGVLLCWFHHRTIETSGWRILMIDGVPHVKPPPWLRNGRTDAGTPWRRSTKSRTQLADLLEQRERQPVLVE; encoded by the coding sequence ATGGGAATCGCGGCGGGGCAGCTGGCGGAGGCACAGTCTCTCCTGGCCCGCGCACTCGCCGGATCCGATGAGCGGATGCTGCGCGATGACGCCCTGCTCGAGCTCACCGCGGCGGCCGAGGCCGTCGGCCGGCTCGCCGATTCCCTCCGGCTGAGGGTGGCCGGGGAGGTGGCGTTCCGCTCCCGCCGGGAGCTCGGCGAGGACCGGCTGTCGGCCAGGAAGGGCTGCCGCAACGGGGTCGAGCTCCTCGCCCGGACCACGCTCGCCTCCGAGCGCACGATCACCCAGCGGATGCGGCTCGGCGCGGCCACGAGGCCCCGCACCGCTTTGAGCGGCGACACACTCCCCGCCGCGTTCCCCGAAACTGCCGCAGCACTCCGGTCCGGCGTCCTCGGCTACGACAGCGCCCTGGCGATCGTCGACACCCTCGACCCGATCCGGTCCCGGGTCGGCGACCTCAACGTCGAACACGCCGAGACCGCCCTCGTCGCCGCGGCGACCGGCCCGACCCTGGAGTCGCCGCTGCCGTTCGCGGCGGACGAGGTGCGCGGGCAGGCCCGCGTCTGGGAGAGCGTCCTCGACGAGGACGGCACGATCCCGGCCGAAGAACGGGCCATGGCCGCCCGCGGCATCAGCGGCGGCCTCACCCGGGACGGCCTGGTCCACCGCAAGATGGCGCTGTTGCCCGAGATCGACGCGAAGTTCGAGACCCTGCTGAACGCCTACCTGAGCCCGCGCTCGAAGCCCACCTTCACCGACGCCGACCCGGACCAGCCGAAGGACCCCCGCGCGACCGCGCAGGCCCGGCACGACGTCTTCGCGAGCCTGATCGACGGCGCCGCCCGCAGCGCCGCCGCCCCGACGATGGGCGGCGCTGCGCCGACGGTGCTGGTCTCGGTGCGGCAGGCCGACCTCGCCGCCGGCAGCGGCGCCGGGTTCATCGAGGGCTGCGAGGCGCCGATCTCCCTGCGGGCGATTGAGCAGTTCGTGTGCGCCGGCGGCCTCCAGCATGCGTTGATCGACGACGACGGCCGCCTGATCAGTTTGAGCAGCACCGACCGGGTGTTCAACGCGCAGCAGCGGCGGGCGATCAGCCTCCGCGACGGCGGCTGCATCATCCCCGGCTGCACCATCCCCGCGGCCTGGTCGGAGATCCACCACGTCATCGCGTACCGGGACGGCGGCGAGACCGAGGTGTGCAACGGGGTCCTCCTCTGCTGGTTCCACCACCGCACCATCGAGACGAGCGGCTGGCGGATCCTGATGATCGACGGCGTCCCGCACGTGAAACCGCCGCCCTGGCTGCGGAACGGCCGCACCGACGCCGGGACGCCGTGGCGAAGATCGACGAAGTCCCGCACCCAGCTGGCCGACCTGCTGGAACAGCGCGAGCGCCAGCCCGTGCTCGTCGAGTAG
- a CDS encoding M18 family aminopeptidase yields MNLEVSADVYTTAYIEDFARFIQASPSSYHAAAEVARRLTEAGFTGLDETAEWPRPVADAGASHDNASDDNSDASSDNTDSDAPGRFFVVRDGAIIAWVQPAASGPTTPFRILGAHTDSPGFKLKPKPTTGSNGWLQAGVEVYGGPLLNSWLDRELELAGRLVTRDGHAHLVRTGPFLRIPQLAIHLDRGVNDGLTLDKQRHTQPVWGVGDPSEADLLGHLAGIAGLNPEDVAGYDILTADTAAPARFGLNEALFASGRMDNLSSVYAALVALIDVASLATAPSGSDAAAPARTPATVQHISVLAAFDHEELGSETRSGASGPFLADVLSRIGDGLGATASQQLQAFAGSWCVSADAGHAVHPNYGERHDPNVRPHAGGGPLLKINANQRYATDAAGAALWVRSCSAAGVSFQEFVSNNTVPCGSTIGPLTATRLGIRTVDVGVPLLSMHSARELVHVDDAVALSRAITAFLRGA; encoded by the coding sequence ATGAATCTTGAAGTCAGTGCCGATGTCTACACCACCGCCTACATCGAAGATTTCGCCCGCTTCATCCAGGCCTCGCCGTCGTCGTACCACGCGGCCGCAGAGGTCGCGCGGCGACTGACGGAGGCCGGATTCACCGGCCTGGACGAGACTGCAGAGTGGCCGAGGCCCGTAGCGGATGCCGGTGCGAGCCACGACAACGCCAGCGACGACAACAGCGACGCCAGCTCCGACAACACCGACAGCGACGCCCCCGGCCGCTTCTTCGTCGTGCGCGACGGCGCGATCATCGCGTGGGTGCAGCCAGCGGCATCCGGCCCCACCACCCCGTTCCGTATCCTCGGCGCGCACACCGACTCGCCCGGTTTCAAGCTCAAGCCGAAGCCGACCACCGGGTCGAACGGCTGGCTGCAGGCCGGCGTCGAGGTCTACGGCGGCCCGCTGCTGAACTCCTGGCTCGACCGCGAGCTCGAGCTCGCCGGCCGCCTCGTCACCCGCGACGGCCACGCCCACCTGGTGCGCACCGGCCCGTTCCTGCGCATCCCGCAGCTCGCGATCCACCTCGACCGCGGCGTCAATGACGGCCTCACGCTCGACAAGCAGCGGCACACCCAGCCCGTCTGGGGCGTCGGCGACCCGAGCGAGGCCGACCTCCTCGGCCACCTCGCTGGCATCGCCGGGCTGAACCCCGAAGACGTCGCCGGCTACGACATCCTCACCGCCGACACCGCGGCGCCCGCCCGCTTCGGTCTGAACGAGGCGCTGTTCGCCTCCGGCCGCATGGACAACCTCAGCTCCGTCTACGCGGCCCTCGTCGCCCTGATCGACGTCGCCTCCCTCGCGACGGCGCCGAGCGGGTCGGATGCCGCAGCGCCCGCCCGCACGCCCGCAACCGTTCAGCACATCAGCGTGCTCGCCGCCTTCGACCACGAGGAGCTCGGCTCCGAGACCCGTTCCGGTGCCTCCGGACCGTTCCTGGCAGACGTGCTCAGCCGCATCGGCGACGGCCTCGGCGCGACCGCCTCGCAGCAGCTGCAGGCGTTCGCCGGCTCCTGGTGCGTCTCCGCCGATGCCGGCCACGCCGTGCACCCGAACTACGGTGAGCGGCACGACCCGAACGTGCGCCCGCACGCCGGCGGCGGACCGCTGTTGAAGATCAACGCCAACCAGCGTTACGCGACGGATGCCGCCGGCGCCGCCCTCTGGGTGCGCTCCTGCTCGGCGGCCGGCGTCTCGTTCCAGGAGTTCGTCTCGAACAACACCGTGCCGTGCGGCTCGACGATCGGACCGCTCACGGCCACCCGCCTCGGCATCCGCACCGTCGACGTCGGCGTGCCGCTGCTGTCGATGCACTCGGCTCGCGAGCTCGTGCACGTGGACGACGCCGTGGCGCTCAGCCGCGCCATCACCGCGTTCCTCCGCGGGGCATAG
- a CDS encoding NAD(P)H-binding protein, with translation MTRIGITGSTGYIGGLVTKALVAGPVPDQTLRLITRDPARLPSLDGVANGDVLSAIEVVQASYDSVTAVDLGELDVVFMVSATESADRRDQHRHFVRAATNAGVPHIVYTSFVGADPGATFTLAQDHAYTEEVIRASGMRFTFLRDNLYLDLLPHFADENGVIRGPAGQGRVAAVARADVADAAVAVIRDLPSHLDATYSLTGPEALTLDEIAAATGLTFHNETVEEAYASRAHYGVEQWQLDAWVSTYTAIADGSLAAVSNDVRRLTGHPARGLADLFPPASA, from the coding sequence ATGACGCGCATCGGCATCACAGGATCCACCGGCTACATCGGCGGTCTCGTCACCAAAGCCCTGGTTGCGGGGCCGGTGCCAGACCAGACACTCCGGCTCATCACGCGTGACCCGGCCAGGCTGCCGAGCCTCGACGGGGTCGCCAACGGCGACGTGCTCTCGGCGATCGAGGTGGTCCAGGCCTCCTACGACTCGGTCACGGCCGTCGACCTCGGCGAGCTCGACGTCGTCTTCATGGTGTCGGCCACCGAGTCTGCGGACCGGCGCGACCAGCACCGCCACTTCGTGCGGGCCGCCACGAACGCCGGCGTGCCGCACATCGTCTACACCTCGTTCGTCGGGGCCGATCCGGGGGCGACCTTCACCCTCGCACAGGACCACGCCTACACGGAGGAGGTCATTCGGGCCAGCGGCATGCGCTTCACCTTCCTCCGCGACAACCTCTACCTCGACCTGCTGCCGCACTTCGCCGACGAGAACGGCGTGATCCGCGGCCCGGCCGGGCAGGGGCGGGTCGCCGCGGTGGCGCGGGCCGATGTCGCGGATGCCGCCGTCGCCGTCATCCGCGACCTGCCGTCCCACCTGGACGCGACGTACTCGCTCACCGGGCCGGAGGCGCTCACCCTCGACGAGATCGCGGCCGCGACAGGGCTGACGTTCCACAACGAGACGGTCGAGGAGGCCTATGCCTCCCGCGCCCACTACGGGGTGGAGCAGTGGCAGCTGGACGCCTGGGTGAGTACATACACGGCCATCGCCGACGGTTCTCTGGCCGCGGTGAGCAACGACGTGCGCCGGCTCACCGGGCACCCGGCGCGCGGCCTCGCAGACCTGTTCCCGCCCGCGTCGGCCTAG
- a CDS encoding S9 family peptidase, translating into MLTPPLAAQVPTERVHHGDVYVDNYEWMRDKDSPAVQAHLHAENAYTKARTSHLSILQEQLFEEIKARTQETDLSVPVRRGDWWYFTRTIEGQQYGVHCRAPIADADDWTPPTIAAPAAAEAGAAAPDNAASPAVTARVATTLPGEQVLLDDNAEAEGHEFFELGTFALSTDGSMLLYGVDVEGDERYTLRVRMLDRPASADETEAGVIRFSAADDLADEIVDTAAGALFDPSGRYIFYTTVDDAWRPDTVWRYDLGAEAAAVQVFHEPDERYWVGVGATRSRKYLVIELGSNITSETRLLDAGDPTGEFAVVWPREDGVEYDVEHVVVGTQDRLLIVHNRDAINFELVSVAASDPLGERRVILAHNPEVRLEGVEAFRDFVAIEYRREGLTRLAVAMVPRNGGRYEDTPHELHFDEQLFAVGLAGNPEWGQKTIRLGYTSFVTPSTVYDYVVEEDELRMLKQQPVLGRFDPALYTQRREWATAPDGTRVPISLVYRTDLVTPGEPAPTLLYGYGSYEASMDPSFGIARLSLLDRGIVFAIAHVRGGGELGRLWYENGKKLHKRNTFTDFIACAKHLIDRDFTASDRLVAEGGSAGGLLMGAVANLAPQLFSGILAEVPFVDPLTSILDPSLPLTVIEWDEWGDPLHDEEVYFYMKGYSPLENVHDTHYPRILAVTSINDTRVLYVEPAKWVAKLREVGADALLKTEMAAGHGGVSGRYSAWRERAFNYAWVIDALGAHPSGE; encoded by the coding sequence ATGCTCACGCCACCGCTTGCCGCCCAGGTTCCGACGGAACGCGTTCACCACGGCGACGTCTACGTCGACAACTACGAGTGGATGCGCGACAAAGACAGCCCCGCCGTTCAGGCGCACCTGCACGCGGAGAACGCGTACACGAAGGCCCGCACCTCCCACCTGAGCATCCTGCAGGAACAGCTCTTCGAGGAGATCAAGGCGCGCACACAGGAGACTGACCTCAGCGTGCCCGTGCGCCGCGGCGACTGGTGGTACTTCACCCGCACCATCGAGGGCCAGCAGTACGGCGTGCACTGCCGGGCCCCCATTGCGGATGCCGACGACTGGACTCCCCCGACGATCGCCGCGCCCGCCGCCGCGGAGGCCGGGGCCGCGGCGCCCGACAACGCCGCGAGCCCGGCGGTGACGGCGCGGGTGGCGACCACCCTGCCCGGCGAGCAGGTGCTGCTCGATGACAACGCCGAGGCCGAGGGGCACGAGTTCTTCGAGCTCGGCACCTTCGCCCTCAGCACCGACGGAAGCATGCTGCTGTACGGCGTCGACGTTGAGGGCGATGAGCGCTACACGCTGCGGGTGCGGATGCTCGACCGGCCCGCCAGCGCGGACGAGACGGAGGCCGGCGTCATCCGGTTCAGCGCCGCCGACGACCTCGCCGACGAGATCGTGGACACGGCGGCCGGCGCCCTGTTCGACCCGAGCGGCCGCTACATCTTCTACACGACCGTCGACGACGCCTGGCGCCCCGACACCGTCTGGCGCTACGACCTCGGCGCGGAGGCGGCCGCCGTCCAGGTGTTCCACGAGCCGGACGAGCGCTATTGGGTGGGCGTGGGCGCGACCCGCAGCCGCAAGTACCTCGTGATCGAGCTGGGCTCGAACATCACCAGCGAGACCCGGCTGCTGGACGCCGGCGACCCGACCGGCGAGTTCGCCGTGGTCTGGCCGCGCGAGGACGGCGTCGAGTACGACGTCGAGCACGTCGTGGTCGGCACGCAGGACCGCCTGCTCATCGTGCACAACCGCGACGCCATCAACTTCGAGCTGGTCAGCGTCGCGGCATCCGACCCCCTCGGCGAGCGCCGCGTCATCCTGGCGCACAACCCAGAGGTGCGTCTGGAGGGCGTCGAGGCGTTCCGCGACTTCGTGGCGATCGAATACCGCCGCGAGGGGCTGACCCGACTGGCCGTGGCGATGGTGCCCCGCAACGGCGGGCGCTACGAGGACACCCCGCACGAGCTGCACTTCGACGAGCAGCTTTTCGCCGTCGGCCTGGCCGGCAACCCCGAGTGGGGCCAGAAGACGATCCGCCTCGGCTACACGAGCTTCGTCACGCCGTCGACCGTCTACGACTACGTCGTGGAGGAGGACGAGCTGCGGATGCTGAAGCAGCAGCCCGTGCTGGGCCGGTTCGACCCGGCGCTCTACACGCAGCGGCGCGAGTGGGCGACGGCCCCTGACGGCACGCGGGTGCCGATCTCGCTGGTCTACCGCACCGACCTCGTGACGCCGGGCGAGCCCGCGCCGACGCTGCTCTACGGCTACGGCTCCTACGAGGCCAGCATGGACCCGAGCTTCGGCATCGCCCGGCTCAGCCTGCTCGACCGCGGCATCGTGTTCGCCATCGCGCACGTGCGCGGCGGCGGCGAGCTCGGCCGGCTCTGGTACGAGAACGGCAAGAAGCTGCACAAGCGCAACACGTTCACCGACTTCATCGCCTGCGCCAAGCACCTGATCGACCGCGACTTCACCGCCAGCGACCGGCTGGTGGCCGAGGGCGGCAGCGCCGGCGGGCTGCTCATGGGCGCCGTGGCGAACCTCGCCCCGCAGCTGTTCTCCGGCATCCTCGCCGAGGTGCCGTTCGTCGACCCGCTCACCTCGATCCTGGACCCCTCGCTGCCGCTCACGGTGATCGAGTGGGACGAGTGGGGCGACCCTCTGCACGACGAGGAGGTCTACTTCTACATGAAGGGCTACTCGCCACTGGAGAACGTGCACGACACGCACTACCCCCGCATCCTCGCCGTCACGAGCATCAACGACACCCGCGTGCTCTACGTGGAGCCGGCCAAGTGGGTGGCGAAGCTGCGCGAGGTCGGCGCGGACGCGCTGCTCAAGACCGAGATGGCGGCCGGGCACGGCGGCGTCTCCGGCCGGTACAGTGCCTGGCGGGAGCGGGCGTTCAACTACGCCTGGGTGATCGACGCGCTGGGGGCGCACCCGAGCGGCGAGTAG